In Thunnus albacares chromosome 1, fThuAlb1.1, whole genome shotgun sequence, the DNA window tAAGAACGCTATGACACATTTTAACTAACAAAGTCTCCATATCATCCAAAATCTGTGCATCAAAATTTGAGAACTTGCATCCTTTTCCCATTAAAAATGCAGCACAATTTATCTGAGAGACTTACAACACTATGAATGTTTAAAACAACGACCCAATCAAAACCCTCGAACCTGACGAGTGTCACCTGCACATATCGAACTCAACATCAACCTGCTTTCAGtgcaaaaaaacatcacagttaaAACACACCATgataaaacaagttaaaaaaaaacaaaaaaacagttcatcttccaatgttcttgtttttgttcaatTACTGTGAAAATAAAGTAGACAGCTCATTTAGATGTTATCGTCACAGAATGGGTTAAATTTCCGACATTAATcgattattttgttgatttatcGCTTTGTGAAATAGTTATAACTTCAGGGAGTCAAAGGTGACTTCCTTAAATGTCTTATGAATGAAAAGAGAAGCAATAAATCATCacttttaagaagctgaaaccagtaaatattttggcatatttgcttgaaaaaatgtctaaaacaattattcaattgtcaaaagttgctgattaattttctgtcaaacaactaatcgactGGAGTCGATTGGAGCTCTACCAGGAATTATAGCAGACGTATAAAAGtctcaaacatttatttaagttCAGTCCTGTGCTGCTCTAATCAGAATCGGTATCCTAAAAATCAGCATTCAGTGTATAAGAGGAGCTGCAGTGGCTGTAAACAGGAGATGAAAAGGCGAAAATATAAAATCTAAAGAGTGTCATATTAAAAATGAGAGACACTTAAAACAGAGCATCACGTGTCACTGCCTGAAAACTTAAACGGTAAATTGTATAGACTCCTTTTCACAGTCTAACATATAGGATATTAAAAATATCATACATTTCATTCTGCAGAGTACATTCACCctccaaaaaaaacagaaaacaaaaactgaatctgCAGTGGACCGAGGATTATcaggtgtatgtgtgcacacatgttgCATGGTGATGTGTCCTCATTTAAAAGCTGAGCGGCTGATCCAGCGACCCCCCCAGCTGCTGTAACGCTGCACTGAGCCCGCCCTTCAACACCGAGTAGTCGGGCTGCTCAGAGTACTGCAGAGCCATCACTGCAGTCAGGTAAGTTTGAAAAGCACCTGcaccatcagacacacacaaagatataTTAGAAACTGGCCTGTAATCTCTCACTTGTGTTTTATCACGTATTTACTTACTAGAAACTCTCTTCTTCCCAAAGCACTGACTCAACAGTGCAGGAACATCCTCCATGTACCTAAAAATAGAGTTTTTCTAAGTTACTTTTTTGCATATTGTACAATTATTTTAACCATAAAGGTGAATGTTATGCAGCCATGTTGGTAGATGTTTGATACATTAACATGTCAGTATTTTTATGGtgtttcaaaaatgtcaaagacgTGTTGACATTTAAAACCGGATCTCACCTCTGTTTCTGGGTGGCTACCTGGTCCGGCTGAGTGAGGACGGTCCACGGCAACGTCCCTGTGTGCCAACGCAGCATGCAGTAACCCAGAGACTGCAGGTCGCTGCGTCGAGACGGAGCTGAAatgagaacagacagacagagacgaTACATCAGCACAGCAGGTCAAACGTCAGACGCCTTTTTTGTTAAATTCAAATGTTGTAAAACAGCTTATCACACCAGCATACTGTATTCAGAAAAAGCTGATAAATTAACACCCTTATAAACAAGAGAAAGTCATTTTGCTATGAAGTCTGTACGGTGTGTGCATGACGGCCCTGCAGACAGATGGAGTGTGGGAGGAGAGCAGGTGTCCCTCCTACAGAGAAGAAACTAAATCTGGCAGTTTGTTTATAGTCTTTTATATGGTGAAACAGAGTCATTATGGGAGTGTTTTAGTTTCTGTGCGTCTGAGGCGTCAGTGAAGCGCAGAACAGACTCACCTGCCCCCTTATGGGCGTCCAGGCTGATGAACTCCACGGTTCCCTCGTGCGCCGTTCTGCTGGCTTCACGGTACTCTACATGTTGGCCTCCTGGACAATATCTGAAGGCATGGCAGTATCCTACAAGGtaaacctaaccacacacacacacacaagtgttcAGCATAAAATAAGAATCAATCATGAACAAAGTCAGTCAGTTTATACTCATAATATTTCTCACCTGTGACTGTTGTCCTGGTTTGATGTAGATGTTTTCTGCACTAATATCAGCATGAACATACTCATTTGAATGGATGTACTGCAGCACATCTAACTGCAAGGAAggaaaaaatgtcataaaaggCTGTAACGTCATTTTGAAGAGGCATTaagtgcatgtatgtatgtaaagtgcTGTATAGATGACGTATTTTTGAAAATCAATCCTACAAGTTCACAGGTGATGTGAAGACACTCACTATTCTGCAGGCGAGCTGAAGAACAACTTTCTCAGACAGAAGCTCGTCTTCTTCCTCCATCACAGACTGGAGAGACTGGCCCATGCTGGGGAAGATCAGAAACCTACAAAAAGgcacaacaaacagcaaaaggttcatgttaaatatttttatatagtaTAATGTGTAACAAATCTTGACAAATAAACTGCTTATTTCACACCTGTAAGACTCTGCATGAAGACCGAAGCCGACACAGGAAGGAATCCCGAGGAAAtccatcttgttttgtttgatccaCTTGTCCACTAGAGAGAGACGGCATGATTGTTATAACGGGAGGATTATCAGGTGCATTCAGACATCAACTATCTAACTATGTTCCAGGTTGAACCTGTACGAGCAAGTGTGGAATGGAGAGGAAACAAAAGTCTTTGATGCTACCAACACCAAACTAAATAAACAGCTGTGGCACATGTGTGAGGTTACATGCCCCACTAATGAGATCTGCATCTAAAGAGAGTTTAAGATCTTATTTGTCCCAAAAACTGGCTCCACTTGAACAAGCATTTGTCTACTTCTGCTTTCCTCTGAATTGATTATGAAATGAAAGACCAAGACTTGATATTGTGTAACTAGATCATGAGAAACTGCCAGAAGCCTTCGTACTGCCTACTGGCTCCATCAGACTGTAGTCGTTAgtggttttgtttctgtttgggCGTCTTTATGAAGACTTTGACTTTCAATCAGCCTGTTGTAGGCAAAGAAACACGGAAAAAGTCTTACAATTGACTGATACAAATACTGCGGCTTCCTTTGTTTTAACAAAGTTTCCTTCTCTTGCCGCCTTCCTTGTGCAACAGAAACATTCAGTAATGGTTGATTTGGCGCCGCTAAACCCGAAAGAAAACACACTAAATCCTCACCAGATGCAGGCTTAGCAGCTCTCTGCAGGAAGTTCTGCTCATTGAAGATTCTTCCATCTTTAGCTCcctgagaggaagaagagagacgGCAAACGTTATCGATCCCACACAGGGAAACTGAAGAATTGAAGAAGCAATGGTTACAGGAATTAGAGAACAAATAAGGAAGCAACACAAGTTAACTTCTGAATACAAGATTTCTTCTAGAGACAGTTTCTTTTAGAGTGATCCTACTTGTGCAACTATCGAGGATTTATTTTGCACTACTGCTTGAAATCAATCCCTCTACGCAGtctgtgtttaatgtttcatCTCATGTTCATTGCAATCACATAATTTACATTGAACACACACTAgagaaaaaaaggtgtttttctGACTAGTTTCTCTTCTCATGATGGAATAAACATAATTGTGAAAAAAGTGCAACAATTATTCATGTCATAATCAGAGTttcctgcagctgtttttagaaACAATAGCCCACCTCAGTAACAGGACAAGACTTAAAAATcaccattttaatttaatgaaataCTAAGAAAACGGTGTTGAGGCTGCATTTACCAGTTTGAGGATGTGATCTGATTCCTTGGAATTGGACCTTGACGCTATttgcaaaactgaaaaaaagataagaaagtATTAAATTGTGGTGCTGAGGCTCTTTTATACTATTATttcaccaaacaacagacagttatatacatttaaacataattCAGTCCAAATACTGgatacaaaaatacagtttgattCAGGGCACCACTAAAACTATAGATTGTTTTCTAACCAGAAAAGTTATATTACATCATTTTACCATAACAAAATGATCGGTTGTttcatgaaacatgaaaaaatatttactgtacaatcactacataaacatttattatccTTTCTCCTAAaatatacatgtacatgtaaTCCAAACAttgatattttgtatttaatttctACCTGTACATTTCCTTATTTGTGGTTTGTTGTAATCTGTCTTGTTTCTTTTGACATTCTTGTATCTGCTTACTGTTTAACAGTTAATGTGATGGTTAAGTGATTATCACTAATACACAATCTAacttaactttacttttattgtaCTTTCTTATTCCCCCTGAAATCTCACCTTCGTAGATGAGCTCTGTCGTGTTCTGACTGAGCAGTTTCACCAGTTTCCACTTCTTGCCCGTTGTGTCCGTCACCTCCTCACCTTCCTGTAGCGGCTCCACAGCAGACGCATATTTTGCCTTCTTGGCTTTGCTTTTTCCTGCGAAAGTACATTCATATAAACATAACCAACCAAATATGATACAAAGAAAAGGTAAAATTACACACTCACAAGTTATCAAGTATGTCTCTTATGGTTTCAAATTACACCCTGATGTCCCAGTGAGTAAAATAAA includes these proteins:
- the vrk3 gene encoding inactive serine/threonine-protein kinase VRK3 isoform X3 gives rise to the protein MPFRFCPQCGTKLQPDFKFCPSCGEKIPCLVDVPGPAGTISSLSLSPLQSDEATTSVVKTSLFSSTSLEPIETHTCMTSGTVSPRPALRKTRNSLRLDRGVKFNIKDDSPSVTSFTNPVRDDRIEADNGVRVQVSPQKQHTVTFKLDAEVEPTLESSPAAKSPRSGKSKAKKAKYASAVEPLQEGEEVTDTTGKKWKLVKLLSQNTTELIYEVLQIASRSNSKESDHILKLGAKDGRIFNEQNFLQRAAKPASVDKWIKQNKMDFLGIPSCVGFGLHAESYRFLIFPSMGQSLQSVMEEEDELLSEKVVLQLACRILDVLQYIHSNEYVHADISAENIYIKPGQQSQVYLVGYCHAFRYCPGGQHVEYREASRTAHEGTVEFISLDAHKGAAPSRRSDLQSLGYCMLRWHTGTLPWTVLTQPDQVATQKQRYMEDVPALLSQCFGKKRVSSAFQTYLTAVMALQYSEQPDYSVLKGGLSAALQQLGGSLDQPLSF
- the vrk3 gene encoding inactive serine/threonine-protein kinase VRK3 isoform X2, translating into MPFRFCPQCGTKLQPDFKFCPSCGEKIPCLVDVPGPAGTISSLSLSPLQSDEATTSVVKTSLFSSTSLEPIETHTCMTSGTVSPRPALRKTRNSLRLDRGVKFNIKDDSPSVTSFTNPVRDDRIEDNGVRVQVSPQKQHTVTFKLDAEVEPTLESSPAAKSPRSVRGKAKLSQQEGKRKRLNDKISGKQEASTVDGSLVAVASPVSSPIARSPLKGKSKAKKAKYASAVEPLQEGEEVTDTTGKKWKLVKLLSQNTTELIYEVLQIASRSNSKESDHILKLGAKDGRIFNEQNFLQRAAKPASVDKWIKQNKMDFLGIPSCVGFGLHAESYRFLIFPSMGQSLQSVMEEEDELLSEKVVLQLACRILDVLQYIHSNEYVHADISAENIYIKPGQQSQVYLVGYCHAFRYCPGGQHVEYREASRTAHEGTVEFISLDAHKGAAPSRRSDLQSLGYCMLRWHTGTLPWTVLTQPDQVATQKQRYMEDVPALLSQCFGKKRVSSAFQTYLTAVMALQYSEQPDYSVLKGGLSAALQQLGGSLDQPLSF
- the vrk3 gene encoding inactive serine/threonine-protein kinase VRK3 isoform X1 produces the protein MPFRFCPQCGTKLQPDFKFCPSCGEKIPCLVDVPGPAGTISSLSLSPLQSDEATTSVVKTSLFSSTSLEPIETHTCMTSGTVSPRPALRKTRNSLRLDRGVKFNIKDDSPSVTSFTNPVRDDRIEADNGVRVQVSPQKQHTVTFKLDAEVEPTLESSPAAKSPRSVRGKAKLSQQEGKRKRLNDKISGKQEASTVDGSLVAVASPVSSPIARSPLKGKSKAKKAKYASAVEPLQEGEEVTDTTGKKWKLVKLLSQNTTELIYEVLQIASRSNSKESDHILKLGAKDGRIFNEQNFLQRAAKPASVDKWIKQNKMDFLGIPSCVGFGLHAESYRFLIFPSMGQSLQSVMEEEDELLSEKVVLQLACRILDVLQYIHSNEYVHADISAENIYIKPGQQSQVYLVGYCHAFRYCPGGQHVEYREASRTAHEGTVEFISLDAHKGAAPSRRSDLQSLGYCMLRWHTGTLPWTVLTQPDQVATQKQRYMEDVPALLSQCFGKKRVSSAFQTYLTAVMALQYSEQPDYSVLKGGLSAALQQLGGSLDQPLSF